A single genomic interval of Cucumis sativus cultivar 9930 chromosome 7, Cucumber_9930_V3, whole genome shotgun sequence harbors:
- the LOC101223031 gene encoding probable arabinosyltransferase ARAD2 yields MKSMKNENPVIMKTEMAQKTNSCLCSIPILFLLTLLLTLLFSIFLLFTSSSNPISSSSSSLFNPNIPPSHQSIKVYIADLPRSLNYGLLDQYWAIQSDSRLGSDADRAIRSTQMKKPLQFPPYPENPLIKQYSAEYWILGDLMTPQEQRDGSFAKRVFKAEEADVIFVPFFATMSAEMQLGMAKGAFRKKVGNEDYERQRNVMDFLKSTDAWKKSGGRDHVFVLTDPVAMWHVKTEIAPAVLLVVDFGGWFRLDTKSSNGSSPDMIQHTQVSVLKDVIVPYTHLLPRLHLSANKKRQTLLYFKGAKRRHRGGLVREKLWDLLVNEPDVIMEEGFPNATGKEQSIKGMRSSEFCLHPAGDTPTSCRLFDAIQSLCIPVVVSDNIELPFEDMVDYSEFSVFVAVNDALKPNWLVKHLRTIPEEQRNGFRLYMARVQSVFEYENGHPGGIGPVPPDGAVNHIWRKVHQKLPMIKEAIARERRKPKGVTVPLRCHCT; encoded by the exons ATGAAATCaatgaaaaacgaaaatcCAGTGATTATGAAAACGGAAATGGCTCAGAAAACGAACTCTTGTCTATGCTCTATTCCAATTCTGTTTCTCCTCACCCTTCTCTTAACCCTActcttctccattttccttctcttcaCTTCATCTTCCAACCccatttcctcttcttcttcatctctcttCAATCCAAACATCCCTCCTTCACACCAATCCATCAAAGTATACATTGCAGACCTTCCTAGATCCCTCAACTATGGCCTTCTGGATCAGTATTGGGCCATCCAGTCCGATTCCAGGCTCGGGAGCGATGCAGATCGTGCAATTAGATCGACCCAGATGAAGAAACCCCTCCAATTCCCTCCATATCCGGAGAATCCGTTGATCAAGCAGTACAGTGCGGAGTATTGGATTTTGGGGGATCTAATGACGCCACAGGAGCAGAGAGATGGATCTTTTGCCAAGAGGGTTTTCAAAGCTGAGGAAGCCGATGTGATTTTTGTGCCATTTTTCGCTACCATGAGTGCTGAAATGCAGTTGGGAATGGCGAAGGGGGCGTTCAGGAAGAAGGTGGGTAATGAGGATTATGAGCGTCAAAGGAATGTGATGGATTTTCTTAAGAGTACTGATGCTTGGAAGAAGTCTGGTGGGAGAGACCACGTTTTTGTTCTCACTG ACCCAGTTGCGATGTGGCACGTCAAAACCGAGATAGCTCCAGCTGTTCTGCTTGTGGTAGATTTTGGCGGTTGGTTTAGGCTCGACACAAAGTCCTCTAATGGTTCCTCGCCAGATATGATTCAGCACACTCAAGTTTCAGTACTTAAGGATGTGATTGTGCCATACACCCATTTACTACCTAGGCTGCACTTATCAGCAAACAAGAAGCGTCAGACCTTACTTTATTTCAAAGGGGCGAAACGTAGGCATCGG gGAGGATTGGTCAGGGAGAAACTCTGGGACTTGCTGGTTAATGAGCCTGATGTTATAATGGAAGAAGGGTTCCCAAATGCCACAGGTAAGGAGCAATCTATCAAAGGAATGAGATCATCAGAGTTTTGCTTACACCCAGCTGGGGATACCCCTACATCGTGCCGCCTTTTCGACGCCATCCAAAGTCTCTGTATACCTGTGGTTGTGAGCGACAACATTGAGCTTCCATTTGAAGACATGGTGGATTACTCAGAATTCTCTGTTTTTGTAGCTGTAAATGATGCATTGAAACCAAACTGGCTTGTAAAGCACCTTAGAACCATTCCAGAAGAACAGAGGAACGGATTTCGGCTATATATGGCTCGGGTTCAATCTGTttttgaatatgaaaatgGCCATCCGGGTGGTATTGGACCAGTTCCTCCAGATGGTGCTGTAAATCACATATGGAGAAAAGTGCACCAAAAGCTGCCTATGATAAAAGAAGCCATTGCTAGGGAGAGAAGAAAACCAAAGGGTGTGACAGTTCCTCTTCGCTGCCATTGTACTTAA